The following nucleotide sequence is from Desulfomonile tiedjei.
AAGATAGGCCTGGAACGCACCCCCCTGGAAATCCAGCAGGTCCTTGACGAGAGCGAGGAGCGCGGTCTTATCGACGAGGACGAAGGCGAAATGATTGAGGGGATTGTGGAACTCAAGCAAACCTTCGCCCGAGAGATCATGATTCCTCGAATTAATATAGTAGCCGCGCCCAAGAACTCGACCAGAGAAGAAATCCTCAACACAATTATTGAATCAGGCCATTCTCGTATACCTGTGTACGAAGAAAACTTGGATCACATTGTGGGGATACTCTATGCCAAGGACCTGCTCCCATTGTGGTTGAACGGCGAAAAAGAGTTCACCATCGAAGAAATTCTGAAAGAACCGTACTTTGTTCCGGAAACAAAACGCATCAATGATCTGCTCAATGAATTGCGAACCAAGAAATCCCACCTGGCAGTAATCGTTGACGAGTACGGCGGAACTGCGGGCATTGTCACCATCGAGGACATCATCGAAGAAATCATCGGCGAGATCCGCGATGAACACGACTTCGAGGAAGAGCCTTTCGTCGCGCAGGAAGACGGGTCTGTTCTGGTGGACGCGAAGGTGAACATTTACGATTTCGAGGAGAAATTTGGAGTGACCATTCCCAAAGAAGGTTACGACACACTTGGAGGCTTCATAATTCACTTTCTCGGCCGGGTGCCGAAAAAGGGCGAAGAGATGGATTATGAAGGACTTGTGATGCGTATTCACTCCGGTGACCAGAAGAGAATTACTCGCATTTTGGTGACCCCGCCATCCGAAGAACCCAAGTCCGCGACCCTGCTGGGCCATCCCGAAACCCTACCATGATCAAGTCTCTACTGGCGGCGGCGGCGGGCGGCTTTCTGCTGTCACTTTCCTTTTCCCCCACTAATTTGTACCTTTTGGCCTGGATATCCTTCATTCCTTTGTTTTGGGCCCTGCGCAGGCAACCGAGCTTTCCGCATGCCGCCATGTGCGGCTTTGCTTTCGGCGCTGCGTTCTTCCTGGTGGATGTCAGCTGGGTTTATCGCACTCTGGTGCTTCACGGCCACTTCGAGACCCTTCCCGCGCTTGCCGTATTCTTCGGGAT
It contains:
- a CDS encoding HlyC/CorC family transporter — encoded protein: MDEPSSEKPGNLVRWLKSKIGLERTPLEIQQVLDESEERGLIDEDEGEMIEGIVELKQTFAREIMIPRINIVAAPKNSTREEILNTIIESGHSRIPVYEENLDHIVGILYAKDLLPLWLNGEKEFTIEEILKEPYFVPETKRINDLLNELRTKKSHLAVIVDEYGGTAGIVTIEDIIEEIIGEIRDEHDFEEEPFVAQEDGSVLVDAKVNIYDFEEKFGVTIPKEGYDTLGGFIIHFLGRVPKKGEEMDYEGLVMRIHSGDQKRITRILVTPPSEEPKSATLLGHPETLP